The sequence below is a genomic window from Acidobacteriota bacterium.
AAGACCACCACGCTCACGGTCAGGGCGACGACCTTGATCGCCTGAAGAGCAGTCTTCGGCATCAGCGCCACGGCAACCGCTCCGACGAGCGGGAACCAGAGGATGATGGAGAGGAGGTATTCCATTCCGTTTCAGGACCTCGTTCGGGTTCTTTCGATGGTCACGATGCCATCCATGTGAAGAAGATCATTCCGAGGAGCAGAGCGAGGGCATAGTTGCGCACGTTGCCGGTCTGGAGAAATCGCATCAGATCGCCCAGAGCTCCCACGATGTACGCCCCGAGGCTGATCGTGCCGTCGATGATCGCATCGATGATCTTCCAGGAAAATACAGAAATCGAATGGAGCGGCCTGACGACGAGCTTGTCGTACATCTCGTCGACGTAATACTTGTTCTCGAGCATCGTGGCGAGCCCCGGCCTGCTTGCCCGGAGTCGGGCATCCCCGCTGAGCTGGCGGTCGCGGAAGAACGATCGCGCAAGCCACCAACCGAGCAGAGCCAGCGCCGTCGACACGATCATCACCATCGCTTCACCCGAGGCCGGGATCGTGAAGATTCCTTCGGGCAGCCCCGGCGCCTCGGTGAAGATCGGATGGAGCCACCGGTCGAGAAGATGCGGAATGTGAAGCATGTGACCGAACAGCGGAGGGAAGCCGAGGATCAGCCCGCCGATCGCCGAGAGCACCGCGAGAACGACCAGCGGAACGGTCATCGTCCACGGTGACTCGTGAACGTGGTGATGCTGCGCCTCGGTTCCTCGGAACTCCCCCTCGAACGTCAGGTAGTAGAGCCGGTACATGTAGAAGGCGGTCAGGAACGCGGCGATCGTTCCGAGGATCCAGACGATCTTTCCGGTCATCGCGAACCAGGGCGTGACCCAGGCGGAGGCGAGAATCTCGTCCTTCGAGACGAAGCCGGCGGCGAGCGGGAGCCCGGCAATGGCGTAGGTCGATACGAGGAAGGTGATCCGGGTGATCGGCATGTGATGCTTCAGACCGCCCATCTGCCGGAGATCCTGCTCACCACCCATTCCGTGAATGACCGATCCGGAGCCGAGGAAGAGGCAGGCCTTGAAGAAGGCATGGGTGACGAGGTGGAAGATCGCGGCGACGAACGCTCCAACTCCGGCGGCCATGAACATGAACCCGAGCTGAGAGACGGTGGAGTAGGCGAGCACCTTCTTGATGTCGTACTGCGCGAGCGCGATCGTTGCCGCAACGATCCCCGTCGCCGCTCCGACCAGGGCGACCGTTGCCATCGCCTCAGGTGACATCCGGAAAAGCACGTTCGACCGGACGACCATGTAAACACCGGCCGTGACCATCGTGGCGGCATGGATCAGCGCGGAGACCGGGGTCGGGCCGGCCATTGCGTCGGGAAGCCAGACATAGAGTGGAATCTGAGCTGATTTGCCGGTCGCTCCGAGGAGGAGAAGGAGGCAGATTCCGGTGATGATCGCCGCGGGAATCCCGCCGGTCAGGGCGGCATCGGCGACGCCTTGGTAGTCGACCGTTCCGGCATACTGAAACATCAGGAACATCGCCACCAGGAAACCGAAGTCTCCGATGCGGTTGACGATGAACGCCTTCTTCCCGGCGGCAGCCGCCCACTCTTTGTCGAGGTAGAAGCCGATCAGGAGGTAGGAGCAGAGCCCGACGCCTTCCCATCCGACGAACGCGAAGAGGTAATTGCTGGCGAGGACGAGGACGAGCATCGCCGCGAGAAAGAGGTTGAGGTAGGCGAAGTAGCGATGGTAGCCGTCGTCATGCGCCATGTAGCCGACTGAGTAGAGGTGGATCAGAGAGCCGATCCAGGTGACGACCATCAGCATGACGATCGAGAGGGGATCGAGCTGAAAGGCGATATCGGCCTCGATGATCCCCGATGCAAGCCAGGTCCAGGCGACGTCGATGTGCGGTTCGCCGTGGTGGTAGGTCTGCGCGTAACCGATCGCGGCGATCGTACCGAGGATCGCCGAGACGACGGCGGCTCCGACGGCAACGATGCTGACGAACGACTTCCCTGCCCGACGGCCGAAAAGGCCGTTCAGAAGGAATCCGATGAACGGTACGAGTGGAATCCAGCCCAGATGTTCGAGCATCGCTACGGTGCGGCTTCAGCCGCGTCCATCCTCCTCACGTCTTTCATGCCGAGCATGGCGACGCGGGGGATTCTATCCCGTGACGCTAGCTCGACTCGTTACGGTCCTTCTTTTCTGCCTGTTCCTTCGCCCGCTCCGGATAGTCGCTCGAAGATGCCGGATCGAGCTCCCATCGCTCCTTGTCGCGGTCTCGTTCCTTGTTTCCCGCCTTCAGCGGTTCTCCATCCTCATATTCGACACCCATCGCGCGACCCATGGCGTCGACATTCGACTGCCCTGGCGTCGCCACGCTGCCGGCGACGCCTTCATCGCCTGTGGAGTCCGTATCCTCCCACTTCGCGTCGATGTCACCGCCCGAGAGGTCGGGATTGGTGTTGGTGTTTTGCCTGAGACGTTCTGCGAGCTTCCTGCTTCCCGCGGAGACATCGGGAACGTCCGGCTCGATCGTGTCGTCGATACCGTTGCGGTTCTTGTCAGTCTTTTCTCGTTTCTGATCTGCATGTGGACGTTGTTTCATCTGGCCATCCTTTCGAGATTCAGGTCTCGAAGAATGACGGTTGCGAGGGACGTGCCCTCACCAGTGCATCAGGTTCGCCTGATCGACGTCGATCGTTTCCCGGTGTCTGAAAAGCGCTACGAAAATCGCCAGGCCGACGGCGGCTTCCGCGGCAGCGATCGCCATGACGAAAAAGACGAAAATCAGGCCGTGGAGGTCGCCGAGCTGCCTTGCATACGCGATGAACGTGAGATTCACCGCGTTGATCATCAGCTCGATCGACATGAACATCGTGATTCCATTTCTTCGGGTCAGAACTCCGAGCACGCCGATCGTGAAGAGGATCGCGCTCAGATAGAGAAACCATTCGATCGGAATCATGGAGCGCCCTCCTCCGGCCGGATGCTCCGTTCGATTCGCTGCGTGATTACCAGCGCCCCGACGATCGCAGCCAGCAGCATGATCGAGACGAGCTCGAACGGCAGCAGATAGGCTTCGAAGAGCTTCAGTCCGATGTCCCGGGCATTCGATGCGTAAATCTCAGGGGGGTCGGCGACGATCGCGGCCTTGGAGATGTAGTAGAGAAGCAGAAATCCGAACCAGAAGCCGCCAACCCATGCGAAAAACTGATGAATCGGACGCCCGGGGGCTTCAGGGAGCTTCTGGATGTTCAGGAGCATGATCACGAAGAGGAACAGCACCATGATCGCACCGGCGTAGACAAGCACCTGAAGGGCTGCCATGAAGGGGGCGTCGAGAAGAACGTACATCACCGCGAGGGCGAAGAACGAGACCACCAGCGACAGTGCGCTGATCACCGTGTTCCGATGAATGATGACCACGATCGCGAAGATCACAGCGATCGCGGCGAATGTGAAGAAAATGAGATATTCGAACATCGGTCAGATCCATCGTGCCGCGATCAGAAGCGCGGCAATGATCACGTTCAACAGAGCGAGTGGGATGAAAACCTTCCAGCCGAGCTGCATCAGATGGTCGTACTTGAACCGCGGCAGAGTCCAGCGGACCCAGACGAAGACGAAGAGCATGAAGCTGACTTTCGCTCCGAAGCAGAGCGCGGAAAGAACGAAGCCGAGGAACGTCGCCGGCTCGTCGTACCAGGGGATGTCCCAGCCGCCGAGGAACAGGGTCACGCCCAGCGCCGAGATCGTCGCCATCGCCATGTACTCGGCCATGAAGAAGAGCGCGAACTTCATCGATGAGTATTCGGTGTGATATCCCGCCACCAGTTCCGCTT
It includes:
- the nuoL gene encoding NADH-quinone oxidoreductase subunit L translates to MLEHLGWIPLVPFIGFLLNGLFGRRAGKSFVSIVAVGAAVVSAILGTIAAIGYAQTYHHGEPHIDVAWTWLASGIIEADIAFQLDPLSIVMLMVVTWIGSLIHLYSVGYMAHDDGYHRYFAYLNLFLAAMLVLVLASNYLFAFVGWEGVGLCSYLLIGFYLDKEWAAAAGKKAFIVNRIGDFGFLVAMFLMFQYAGTVDYQGVADAALTGGIPAAIITGICLLLLLGATGKSAQIPLYVWLPDAMAGPTPVSALIHAATMVTAGVYMVVRSNVLFRMSPEAMATVALVGAATGIVAATIALAQYDIKKVLAYSTVSQLGFMFMAAGVGAFVAAIFHLVTHAFFKACLFLGSGSVIHGMGGEQDLRQMGGLKHHMPITRITFLVSTYAIAGLPLAAGFVSKDEILASAWVTPWFAMTGKIVWILGTIAAFLTAFYMYRLYYLTFEGEFRGTEAQHHHVHESPWTMTVPLVVLAVLSAIGGLILGFPPLFGHMLHIPHLLDRWLHPIFTEAPGLPEGIFTIPASGEAMVMIVSTALALLGWWLARSFFRDRQLSGDARLRASRPGLATMLENKYYVDEMYDKLVVRPLHSISVFSWKIIDAIIDGTISLGAYIVGALGDLMRFLQTGNVRNYALALLLGMIFFTWMAS
- the nuoK gene encoding NADH-quinone oxidoreductase subunit NuoK; the encoded protein is MIPIEWFLYLSAILFTIGVLGVLTRRNGITMFMSIELMINAVNLTFIAYARQLGDLHGLIFVFFVMAIAAAEAAVGLAIFVALFRHRETIDVDQANLMHW
- a CDS encoding NADH-quinone oxidoreductase subunit J; translation: MFEYLIFFTFAAIAVIFAIVVIIHRNTVISALSLVVSFFALAVMYVLLDAPFMAALQVLVYAGAIMVLFLFVIMLLNIQKLPEAPGRPIHQFFAWVGGFWFGFLLLYYISKAAIVADPPEIYASNARDIGLKLFEAYLLPFELVSIMLLAAIVGALVITQRIERSIRPEEGAP